A stretch of Arachis hypogaea cultivar Tifrunner chromosome 15, arahy.Tifrunner.gnm2.J5K5, whole genome shotgun sequence DNA encodes these proteins:
- the LOC112750010 gene encoding uncharacterized protein: MQAVSVIPFPNLSAKFENDFAAKLRIYDDEKPKTEEVEQEQEQVNEEQEEEEEFSFVFSNPEVSPVSADDVFDNGQIRPVYPIFDQNLLFSDEYAGGAELRPPLKKVFMEQQQRDEASSSSAVSTAAATEGPYCEWSPKMAGKSNSTGFSKLWKLRDHKLRSNSDGKDAFVFLSPPSTAKTEKAGSGNGAVKKAVKVTKGKTTSSSSSSSSSSAHEKHYVMNRARKESGKRRSYLPYRQELFGFFSSTTALSRNVHPY, encoded by the coding sequence ATGCAAGCTGTCTCGGTTATACCATTTCCGAATTTATCGGCAAAATTTGAAAACGATTTCGCGGCCAAGCTCAGAATCTACGACGACGAGAAACCTAAAACCGAAGAggtagaacaagaacaagaacaagtaaacgaagaacaagaggaagaggaagagttcagCTTCGTGTTTTCGAATCCCGAGGTTTCGCCGGTTTCCGCTGATGATGTATTCGATAACGGCCAGATCCGGCCGGTGTACCCGATTTTCGATCAGAATCTTCTCTTTTCAGACGAGTACGCCGGGGGAGCAGAACTACGGCCGCCGTTGAAGAAGGTCTTCATGGAACAACAACAGCGCGACGAGGCTTCATCGTCTTCGGCGGTTTCGACGGCTGCAGCAACGGAGGGACCGTACTGCGAGTGGTCGCCGAAGATGGCGGGGAAGAGCAATTCGACAGGGTTCTCGAAGCTGTGGAAGCTGAGGGACCATAAGCTTCGGAGCAACAGCGACGGCAAGGACGCATTCGTGTTCTTGAGTCCGCCGTCGACGGCGAAGACGGAGAAGGCGGGATCAGGAAACGGCGCCGTTAAGAAGGCAGTTAAAGTGACGAAGGGTAAAACgacgtcgtcgtcgtcgtcgtctaGTAGTTCTTCGGCGCACGAGAAGCATTACGTTATGAACAGAGCGAGGAAAGAGAGTGGTAAACGGCGGTCTTACTTGCCGTATAGGCAAGAACTCTTTGGGTTCTTCTCTAGTACCACCGCACTCAGTAGAAATGTTCATCCTTATTAG